A genomic window from Klebsiella quasipneumoniae subsp. quasipneumoniae includes:
- the dhaK gene encoding dihydroxyacetone kinase subunit DhaK, which yields MKKLINRVEDVLNEQLQGLAKAHPQLTLHQDPLYVTRADAPVAGKVALLSGGGSGHEPMHCGYIGQGMLSGACPGEIFTSPTPDKMFECAMQIDGGEGVLLIIKNYTGDILNFETATELLHESGIKVTTVVVDDDVAVKDSLYTAGRRGVANTVLIEKLVGAAAERGDSLEACAELGRRLNNLGHSIGIALGACTVPAAGQPSFTLQDDEMEFGVGIHGEPGIDRRRFSSLDQTVDEMFDTLLENGAYSRTLRQWDTVKGAWQEVKQSKTALQNGDRVIAMVNNLGATPLSELYGVYHRLAQRCEASGIIIERNLVGSYCTSLDMAGFSITLLKADDETLALWDAPVHTPALNWGN from the coding sequence ATGAAAAAGCTGATTAACCGTGTTGAAGATGTACTGAATGAACAATTACAGGGGCTGGCTAAAGCCCACCCGCAGCTGACCCTGCACCAGGACCCGCTGTACGTCACCCGCGCCGACGCGCCGGTGGCCGGCAAGGTCGCCCTCCTCTCCGGCGGCGGCAGCGGCCATGAGCCAATGCACTGCGGCTATATCGGCCAGGGGATGCTCTCTGGCGCCTGCCCGGGGGAAATCTTCACCTCGCCGACGCCGGATAAAATGTTCGAATGCGCGATGCAGATTGACGGCGGCGAAGGCGTCCTGCTGATTATCAAAAACTACACCGGCGACATCCTGAACTTCGAAACCGCCACCGAGCTGCTGCATGAGAGCGGCATAAAAGTCACCACCGTGGTGGTCGACGACGACGTGGCGGTGAAAGACAGTCTCTATACCGCAGGCCGCCGCGGCGTCGCCAATACCGTTCTGATCGAAAAACTGGTCGGCGCCGCCGCCGAGCGCGGCGATTCGCTGGAGGCCTGCGCTGAACTGGGGCGCCGCCTGAATAATCTCGGCCACTCCATTGGCATCGCCCTCGGCGCCTGCACCGTACCGGCCGCCGGACAACCCTCCTTTACCCTGCAGGACGATGAAATGGAGTTCGGCGTCGGCATTCACGGCGAGCCGGGCATCGACCGCCGTCGCTTCAGCTCGCTGGACCAAACCGTCGATGAGATGTTCGATACCCTGCTGGAGAATGGCGCCTACAGCCGCACGCTGCGCCAGTGGGATACCGTTAAGGGCGCGTGGCAGGAAGTGAAGCAGAGCAAAACCGCGCTACAAAACGGCGACCGGGTCATCGCCATGGTCAATAACCTCGGCGCCACGCCGCTGTCCGAACTGTACGGCGTCTATCACCGGCTCGCCCAGCGCTGTGAAGCGTCCGGCATCATCATCGAACGCAACCTCGTCGGCAGCTACTGCACCTCGCTGGATATGGCGGGCTTCTCCATCACCCTGCTGAAAGCGGATGATGAGACGCTGGCGCTATGGGACGCCCCGGTTCATACCCCGGCGCTGAACTGGGGAAACTAA
- the dhaM gene encoding dihydroxyacetone kinase phosphoryl donor subunit DhaM has product MVNLVIVSHSARLGEGVGELARQMLINDGCKLAIAAGIDDPDSPIGTDPIKVMEAIESVADTDHVLVMMDIGSALLSAETALDLLDPAIAAKVRLCAAPLVEGTLAATVSAASGAGIDKVIADAMNALEAKRIQLGLPSPTPDAAPAPTLADDGDSKSLAVVIQNHNGLHVRPASKLVAALAGFNADLLLEKNGKCVKPDSLNQIALLQVRRNDKLRLLARGPEADAALAAFQALAADNFGESPAAQPAAAQAAPERVEGIALRYPLALIQPVRPAAADVAREQQRLRRAIDQTLADLTALTELAENKFNADIAAIFAGHHTLLDDEDLFDAANDRLLTEPCSAEWAWHQVLMELSQQYRQLDDPYLQARYIDIEDILQRTLRHLQDVQETLPTPGEPTIIIADNMFPSAVLQLDASRVKGLCLRDGSEQAHGAIIARAAGIAWLCQQGEALNSVQPGEPIALDMRRQRLIRY; this is encoded by the coding sequence ATGGTAAACCTGGTTATTGTTTCTCATAGCGCCCGGCTGGGCGAAGGTGTCGGAGAACTGGCCCGGCAGATGTTAATCAACGACGGCTGCAAGCTGGCGATCGCCGCCGGGATCGACGATCCAGACAGCCCGATCGGCACCGATCCGATCAAGGTCATGGAAGCGATCGAATCCGTCGCCGATACCGACCACGTGCTGGTGATGATGGATATCGGCAGCGCGTTGCTCAGCGCCGAGACCGCCCTCGACCTGCTCGATCCGGCGATTGCCGCGAAGGTGCGGCTGTGCGCCGCGCCGCTGGTGGAGGGGACGCTGGCGGCCACCGTCAGCGCCGCCTCCGGCGCCGGGATCGACAAAGTGATCGCCGACGCCATGAACGCCCTGGAGGCCAAACGGATCCAGCTGGGTTTACCTTCGCCAACCCCTGACGCCGCCCCGGCGCCGACGCTTGCCGACGATGGCGACAGCAAGTCGCTTGCGGTCGTCATACAGAACCACAACGGCCTGCACGTGCGTCCGGCGTCGAAGCTGGTCGCCGCGCTGGCGGGCTTTAACGCCGATCTGCTGCTGGAGAAAAACGGGAAGTGCGTCAAACCGGACAGCCTCAACCAAATCGCCCTGCTGCAGGTGCGGCGCAACGATAAGCTGCGCCTGCTGGCCCGCGGGCCAGAGGCCGATGCGGCGCTGGCGGCGTTTCAGGCGCTGGCCGCCGATAACTTCGGCGAATCGCCTGCGGCGCAACCGGCAGCGGCCCAGGCCGCCCCCGAGCGCGTCGAAGGCATCGCGCTGCGCTATCCGCTGGCCCTGATCCAGCCGGTCCGCCCGGCCGCCGCCGATGTCGCCCGCGAGCAGCAGCGGCTGCGCCGGGCTATCGACCAGACGCTGGCGGATCTCACTGCCCTGACCGAGCTGGCGGAGAATAAATTTAACGCCGATATCGCGGCGATTTTCGCCGGGCACCACACCCTGCTCGACGATGAGGATCTGTTTGATGCCGCCAACGATCGTCTGCTCACCGAGCCGTGCTCGGCGGAATGGGCGTGGCATCAGGTGCTGATGGAGCTCAGCCAGCAGTATCGCCAGCTGGATGACCCCTATCTCCAGGCGCGCTATATCGATATCGAAGATATTCTGCAGCGCACCCTGCGCCATCTGCAGGACGTGCAGGAAACGCTGCCGACGCCCGGCGAGCCGACCATTATTATCGCTGACAACATGTTCCCGTCGGCCGTCCTGCAACTGGATGCCAGCCGCGTGAAAGGCCTGTGCCTGCGCGACGGCAGCGAACAGGCCCACGGCGCGATTATCGCCCGCGCGGCGGGGATCGCCTGGCTATGTCAGCAGGGCGAGGCGCTGAACAGCGTGCAGCCCGGCGAGCCCATCGCGCTCGATATGCGCCGCCAGCGCCTTATCCGTTACTAA
- the dhaL gene encoding dihydroxyacetone kinase subunit DhaL, with protein sequence MSLNRTQIVDWLYRCGDIFTKESDFLTGLDKEIGDADHGLNMHRGFSKVVEKLPSIADKDIGFILKNTGMTLLSNVGGASGPLFGTFFIRAAQVTQAHQSLTLDELYLMIREGADGVVNRGKAEPGDKTMCDVWLPVVDSLRQSSEQHLSIAAALDAACKAAEAGAHSTITMQARKGRASYLGERSIGHQDPGATSVMFMMQMLAAAAKE encoded by the coding sequence ATGTCACTGAACAGAACGCAAATCGTCGACTGGCTGTACCGCTGCGGCGATATCTTCACCAAAGAGAGCGATTTTCTCACCGGCCTCGATAAAGAGATCGGCGATGCCGACCACGGCCTGAATATGCACCGCGGGTTCAGCAAGGTGGTGGAAAAGCTGCCGTCGATTGCCGATAAAGATATTGGCTTTATCCTCAAAAACACCGGCATGACGCTGCTCTCCAACGTCGGCGGCGCCAGCGGCCCGCTGTTCGGCACCTTCTTCATTCGCGCCGCGCAGGTCACTCAGGCCCACCAGAGCCTGACCCTCGACGAACTGTACCTGATGATCCGCGAAGGCGCGGACGGCGTCGTCAACCGCGGTAAAGCGGAGCCAGGGGATAAAACCATGTGCGACGTCTGGCTGCCGGTGGTGGACTCCCTGCGCCAGTCCAGCGAGCAGCATCTGTCGATCGCCGCCGCGCTGGATGCCGCCTGCAAAGCAGCGGAGGCCGGCGCCCACAGCACCATCACCATGCAGGCGCGCAAAGGCCGCGCCAGCTACCTTGGCGAACGCAGCATCGGCCATCAGGATCCGGGCGCCACGTCAGTGATGTTTATGATGCAGATGCTGGCCGCCGCGGCCAAAGAGTAA
- a CDS encoding glycerol dehydrogenase, whose amino-acid sequence MLKVIQSPAKYLQGPDAAVLFGQYAKNLAESFFVIADDFVMKLAGEKVVNGLQSHDIRCHAERFNGECSHAEINRLMAILQKQGCRGVVGIGGGKTLDTAKAIGYYQKLPVVVIPTIASTDAPTSALSVIYTEAGEFEEYLIYPKNPDMVVMDTAIIAKAPVRLLVSGMGDALSTWFEAKACYDARATSMAGGQSTEAALSLARLCYDTLLAEGEKARLAAQAGVVTEALERIIEANTYLSGIGFESSGLAAAHAIHNGFTILEECHHLYHGEKVAFGTLAQLVLQNSPMDEIETVLSFCQRVGLPVTLAQMGVKEGIDAKIAAVAKATCAEGETIHNMPFAVTPESVHAAILTADLLGQQWLAR is encoded by the coding sequence ATGCTAAAAGTTATTCAATCTCCAGCCAAATATCTTCAGGGTCCTGATGCTGCTGTCCTGTTCGGTCAATATGCCAAAAACCTGGCGGAGAGCTTCTTCGTCATCGCTGACGACTTCGTGATGAAGCTGGCGGGGGAGAAAGTGGTGAATGGCCTGCAGAGTCACGATATTCGCTGCCATGCGGAACGGTTTAATGGCGAATGCAGCCATGCGGAAATTAACCGCCTGATGGCGATTTTGCAAAAACAGGGCTGCCGCGGCGTGGTTGGCATCGGCGGCGGTAAAACCCTCGATACCGCGAAGGCGATCGGTTACTACCAGAAGCTGCCGGTGGTGGTGATCCCGACCATCGCTTCGACCGATGCGCCGACCAGCGCGCTGTCGGTGATCTACACCGAAGCGGGCGAGTTTGAAGAGTATCTGATCTATCCGAAAAACCCGGATATGGTGGTGATGGACACGGCGATTATCGCCAAAGCGCCGGTACGCCTGCTGGTCTCCGGCATGGGCGATGCGCTCTCCACCTGGTTTGAGGCCAAAGCCTGCTACGATGCGCGCGCCACCAGCATGGCCGGGGGGCAGTCCACCGAGGCGGCGCTGAGCCTGGCCCGCCTGTGCTATGATACGCTGCTGGCGGAGGGCGAAAAGGCCCGTCTGGCGGCGCAGGCCGGGGTGGTGACCGAAGCGCTGGAGCGCATCATCGAAGCGAACACCTACCTCAGCGGCATTGGCTTTGAAAGCAGCGGCCTGGCCGCCGCCCACGCGATCCACAACGGTTTCACCATTCTGGAAGAGTGCCATCACCTGTATCACGGCGAGAAAGTGGCCTTCGGCACCCTGGCGCAGCTGGTGCTGCAGAACAGCCCGATGGACGAGATTGAAACCGTGCTGAGCTTCTGCCAGCGCGTCGGCCTGCCGGTGACCCTCGCGCAGATGGGCGTCAAAGAGGGGATCGACGCGAAAATCGCCGCGGTGGCGAAAGCCACCTGCGCGGAAGGGGAAACCATCCACAATATGCCGTTTGCGGTGACCCCGGAGAGCGTGCACGCCGCTATCCTCACCGCCGATCTGTTAGGCCAGCAGTGGCTGGCGCGTTAA